A window of Endomicrobiales bacterium contains these coding sequences:
- a CDS encoding glutamate synthase subunit beta yields the protein MADPKGFLKIKREEADYRPVSKRLKDYKDVSLPRSSEVSREQASRCMDCGTPFCHWGCPIGNYIPEWNDLLFDAQTAKAYKYLSSTNNFPEFTGRLCPALCEFSCVLGINDDPTTIRENELFIIEQAFKDGIVKPFSVTKKTGKKVAVIGSGPAGLSVADQLYKAGHEVTVFERNLKIGGILRYGIPDFKLEKNIIDRRIAVMKAGGVNFVTSTNIGKDKKATQMLKEFDAIALACGSRAPRDLKVEGRELGGIYFALDYLMQSNRRVSGEKFSDNLIDAKGKKVLVIGGGDTGSDCVGTANRQGAVSVTQIEVLQKALECRSNETPWPKFPALLKTTSSHEEGVTRKWSVLTKNFIGKNGLVNKVSCVEVDFSQKDEKGCTLMKEVPKSAFEIEADMVVLAIGFLHPEHDGPVKELSLELDQRGNVKTNSNFMTSQKGVFSAGDMRRGQSLIVWAISEGRKTARAIDEYLIGKSNLPAL from the coding sequence ATGGCAGACCCGAAAGGATTTTTAAAAATAAAAAGAGAAGAAGCCGACTACAGGCCGGTTTCAAAACGCCTTAAAGATTATAAAGATGTTTCGCTGCCGCGCTCTAGCGAAGTTTCGCGCGAGCAGGCATCGCGCTGTATGGACTGCGGAACACCATTTTGCCATTGGGGCTGCCCTATTGGCAACTACATCCCTGAATGGAACGACCTGCTTTTTGACGCACAAACCGCTAAAGCGTACAAATACTTATCTTCAACAAATAACTTTCCAGAGTTTACAGGCCGCCTTTGCCCTGCGTTATGCGAGTTTTCTTGCGTTTTGGGCATTAACGACGACCCAACAACTATAAGAGAAAATGAGCTTTTTATTATTGAGCAAGCTTTCAAAGATGGCATTGTAAAACCATTTAGTGTAACAAAAAAAACCGGCAAAAAAGTTGCGGTTATTGGCTCTGGCCCAGCTGGCCTTAGCGTAGCTGATCAACTTTATAAAGCAGGGCACGAAGTAACTGTTTTTGAACGCAACTTGAAAATTGGCGGCATTTTGCGCTACGGTATTCCCGACTTTAAACTTGAAAAGAACATAATTGACAGGCGCATAGCCGTTATGAAAGCTGGCGGAGTTAACTTTGTTACCAGCACAAATATTGGAAAAGATAAAAAAGCAACACAAATGCTTAAAGAGTTTGATGCCATTGCTCTTGCCTGTGGTTCAAGAGCACCTCGCGACCTTAAAGTTGAGGGCAGAGAACTTGGCGGAATATATTTTGCACTGGATTACCTTATGCAGTCAAACCGCAGGGTTTCTGGCGAAAAATTTAGTGATAATTTGATTGATGCCAAAGGCAAAAAAGTTCTTGTTATTGGCGGCGGAGATACCGGTTCTGACTGTGTTGGCACGGCAAATAGGCAAGGCGCTGTTAGCGTAACACAAATAGAAGTTCTCCAAAAAGCGCTTGAGTGCCGCAGCAACGAAACACCTTGGCCAAAGTTTCCCGCATTACTTAAAACCACCTCAAGCCACGAAGAGGGCGTAACGCGCAAATGGTCGGTTTTAACAAAAAATTTTATTGGCAAAAATGGGCTTGTAAATAAGGTTTCATGCGTAGAAGTTGATTTCTCGCAAAAAGATGAAAAAGGTTGCACTCTTATGAAGGAAGTGCCAAAGAGCGCATTTGAAATTGAAGCAGATATGGTGGTGCTTGCAATTGGGTTTTTACACCCAGAGCACGACGGCCCTGTAAAAGAATTGTCTCTTGAGCTTGACCAAAGAGGCAATGTTAAAACGAACTCAAATTTTATGACCTCTCAAAAAGGTGTATTTAGTGCCGGTGATATGAGGAGAGGACAATCGCTTATTGTCTGGGCAATATCTGAAGGCCGCAAAACCGCAAGAGCTATTGATGAATACCTTATAGGCAAAAGCAACCTGCCGGCTCTATAA
- the gdhA gene encoding NADP-specific glutamate dehydrogenase has protein sequence MANAHEYVYSVVDTVKKRNPGEVEFHQAAMEVLGSLIPVIEKHPEFKDASLLERLVEPERQIIFRVPWQDDKCKMHINRAFRIQFNSALGPYKGGIRLHPSVYIGIIKFLGFEQIFKNSLTGLMMGGSKGGSDFDPKGKSDSEIMRFCQSFMNELYRHIGADTDVPAGDIGTGGREIGYMFGQWKKLTGLWNGVFTGKGLDFGGSLARTEATGYGCVYFCEEMLKDRKASFDGKTVVVSGSGNVAIYAHQKATQLGAKVVAMSDSNGYIYDKNGINLDTIKRIKNVERKRIREYINEHKNAQYTEGCMGIWNVKCDVALPSATQNELDGNAAQTLVKNGCIAVAEGANMPSTPEAVEIFIKNKVSFGPGKAANAGGVATSGLEMAQDSQRESWTFEEVDKKLHQIMINIHKSAKDASEEYGTPGNLVNGANIAGFMKVARAMMAQGLV, from the coding sequence ATGGCTAATGCACATGAGTATGTTTACAGCGTTGTAGACACAGTAAAAAAAAGAAACCCCGGTGAAGTTGAATTTCACCAAGCGGCAATGGAAGTTCTCGGATCACTCATCCCAGTAATTGAAAAACACCCTGAATTTAAAGACGCATCGCTTCTTGAAAGGCTCGTTGAACCCGAAAGGCAAATAATTTTTAGGGTGCCCTGGCAGGACGACAAGTGCAAAATGCATATCAACCGCGCCTTCAGAATACAGTTTAATTCGGCTCTCGGTCCCTACAAGGGCGGCATAAGGCTTCATCCCTCGGTGTATATCGGCATAATCAAATTCCTCGGTTTTGAACAGATATTTAAAAACTCCCTTACGGGCCTTATGATGGGTGGCTCTAAAGGCGGTTCTGATTTTGACCCGAAAGGCAAATCAGACTCGGAAATAATGCGTTTCTGCCAGAGTTTCATGAACGAGCTTTATCGCCACATAGGTGCAGATACGGATGTCCCAGCTGGAGATATAGGCACAGGCGGCAGGGAAATCGGGTATATGTTCGGCCAGTGGAAAAAACTCACCGGCCTCTGGAACGGCGTGTTCACTGGCAAAGGACTGGATTTCGGCGGTTCTCTCGCCAGAACAGAAGCAACCGGCTATGGCTGCGTTTATTTCTGCGAAGAAATGCTTAAAGATAGAAAGGCTTCGTTTGACGGAAAAACCGTGGTCGTATCCGGCTCGGGCAATGTAGCTATTTACGCGCACCAGAAAGCCACCCAGCTTGGCGCTAAAGTTGTGGCTATGTCCGATTCCAACGGTTATATTTACGACAAAAATGGGATAAACCTTGATACCATAAAACGCATCAAAAATGTTGAACGCAAGAGAATCAGAGAATATATAAATGAACATAAAAACGCTCAGTACACAGAAGGCTGCATGGGAATATGGAATGTTAAATGCGATGTAGCGCTTCCCAGCGCAACCCAGAACGAACTGGACGGCAATGCCGCTCAGACACTCGTGAAAAACGGTTGTATCGCCGTAGCTGAAGGGGCCAACATGCCTTCAACTCCCGAAGCGGTAGAAATTTTCATCAAAAACAAAGTTTCTTTCGGACCTGGAAAAGCGGCAAACGCCGGCGGAGTTGCAACATCAGGGCTTGAAATGGCGCAGGATTCCCAGAGAGAAAGCTGGACATTTGAAGAAGTTGACAAAAAGCTTCATCAGATAATGATAAACATTCATAAGTCAGCAAAAGACGCATCCGAAGAGTACGGCACACCTGGCAACCTTGTTAATGGTGCCAATATCGCCGGTTTCATGAAAGTCGCGCGTGCGATGATGGCTCAAGGGCTTGTGTAA
- a CDS encoding HU family DNA-binding protein, producing the protein MKKPDLVKHISEATGLTLGDTNRAIKALVKTIQDTIKNHGVVSLSGLGSFRSKPRKARLGRNPKTGQLIPVPPGNKVSFKPTTTLRKLIQ; encoded by the coding sequence ATGAAGAAACCTGACTTAGTAAAACACATTTCTGAAGCCACAGGACTTACCCTTGGTGACACAAACCGTGCAATAAAGGCACTTGTGAAAACTATTCAAGACACTATTAAAAACCACGGGGTTGTATCACTTAGCGGTCTTGGGTCTTTTAGGTCAAAACCCCGTAAAGCGCGCCTGGGCAGAAACCCAAAAACAGGGCAGTTAATTCCTGTTCCCCCAGGCAATAAAGTATCTTTTAAACCAACAACAACTCTGCGCAAACTAATTCAATAA